From a single Natronorubrum tibetense GA33 genomic region:
- a CDS encoding ABC transporter permease yields the protein MSTESKTGSRSESTASSINLTSVRAIARKDFQDAVRSWMFWGLSVFFFVLLVAVTGTISYFGEDIAAEGATTEALVLFVSQITRLVIPLIALILGWKAIAGERETGSIKILLSLPHSRKDVLLGKLIGRSAVLSLSLVVGFVLAAVVVAVMLGGFDIVDYFSLLLMAIIYGIAYTSIAVSLSSLTRSTTIAGAAMFGIFILFYVVWNAIQTVFQLLMNRGTIEGVSYTTEGMGPDGTTEQFTFERLPDWALFIDMIDPGNAFQNTITFLGSFGGEDMGTTYPSEWFANGVPFYLENWFSFVILLLWIVVPIAIALYRFDRVDL from the coding sequence ATGAGCACCGAGTCAAAAACGGGATCGAGGTCGGAGTCGACCGCGAGTTCGATCAACCTCACGAGCGTCCGGGCGATCGCGAGGAAGGACTTCCAGGACGCCGTTCGATCCTGGATGTTCTGGGGCCTGAGCGTCTTCTTCTTCGTGCTACTCGTCGCCGTCACGGGAACGATCTCGTACTTCGGCGAGGATATCGCGGCTGAGGGGGCGACGACGGAGGCGCTCGTTCTCTTCGTCAGCCAGATCACGCGGCTCGTGATCCCGCTGATCGCGCTGATCTTAGGCTGGAAAGCCATCGCGGGCGAGCGCGAGACGGGCAGCATCAAGATCCTGCTTTCGTTGCCCCACTCCCGAAAGGACGTACTGCTCGGGAAACTCATCGGCCGATCGGCAGTCCTCTCGCTGTCGCTCGTCGTCGGGTTCGTGCTCGCCGCGGTCGTCGTCGCCGTGATGCTCGGCGGCTTCGACATCGTCGACTACTTCAGCCTGCTCCTGATGGCGATCATCTACGGTATCGCCTACACGAGCATCGCCGTCTCGCTGTCGTCGCTGACCCGGTCGACGACTATCGCCGGCGCGGCGATGTTCGGCATCTTCATCCTGTTCTACGTCGTCTGGAACGCGATCCAGACCGTCTTCCAGCTCCTGATGAATCGCGGAACAATCGAGGGAGTCAGCTACACGACCGAGGGTATGGGGCCGGACGGAACCACCGAACAATTCACGTTCGAACGACTCCCAGACTGGGCGCTGTTCATCGACATGATCGATCCCGGAAACGCGTTCCAGAACACGATCACGTTCCTCGGTTCCTTCGGCGGCGAGGACATGGGCACGACCTACCCATCGGAGTGGTTCGCAAACGGCGTCCCGTTCTACCTCGAGAACTGGTTCTCGTTTGTCATCCTGCTCCTGTGGATCGTCGTCCCGATCGCGATCGCGCTCTACCGATTCGATCGCGTCGATCTCTGA
- a CDS encoding ArsA family ATPase produces MTDCIFYGGKGGVGKTTCAAATGLELADEGRRTLIVSTDPAHSLSDSLEADLGPEPSEVDLGVGSSLETTDEGTLELDSGGSLWAVEIDAKTQQERYEKLATALAADLRSAGIRLSDDEVERIFASGAPAGGDEIAALDLLVEYVDSGEWDVVVFDTAPTGHTLRLFDTPEVLGPALETLQSLRGQASRIGTAAKSAVFGPMSMMTGSNTEGEESLEEFQDRLRRARDLLADPERTEFRVVLIPEGMAIAESERLVEKLRDAEVRVDRLVVNRVFEDPDEGCSRCRSRYERHAKRVSEVRETFPDLEVVTLPEREGEVQGLEAVWSIADRLPAAA; encoded by the coding sequence GTGACCGACTGCATCTTCTACGGCGGGAAAGGCGGGGTCGGGAAGACGACCTGTGCGGCGGCGACCGGTCTCGAGTTGGCCGACGAGGGCCGCCGGACGCTGATCGTCTCGACCGACCCGGCACACTCGCTGTCCGACTCGCTCGAGGCCGACCTCGGGCCCGAACCGAGCGAGGTCGACCTGGGGGTCGGCTCCAGTCTCGAGACGACCGACGAGGGAACCCTCGAACTCGATTCGGGCGGCAGCCTCTGGGCCGTCGAGATCGACGCCAAAACCCAGCAGGAACGCTACGAGAAGCTAGCGACGGCGCTCGCCGCAGATCTCCGTAGCGCCGGCATCCGACTCTCGGACGACGAGGTCGAACGGATCTTCGCGTCTGGCGCACCGGCCGGCGGGGACGAAATCGCGGCGCTTGATCTGCTCGTCGAGTACGTCGACTCGGGCGAGTGGGACGTCGTCGTCTTCGACACCGCACCGACGGGCCACACGCTCCGGTTGTTCGACACACCCGAGGTGCTGGGACCTGCCCTCGAGACCCTCCAGTCGCTTCGCGGGCAGGCCAGCCGAATCGGCACCGCCGCGAAGTCTGCGGTGTTCGGCCCGATGTCGATGATGACCGGCAGCAATACCGAGGGCGAGGAGAGCCTCGAGGAGTTTCAGGACCGACTCAGGCGCGCTCGAGACCTGCTGGCCGACCCCGAGCGCACGGAGTTTCGCGTCGTCCTCATTCCGGAGGGGATGGCCATCGCCGAATCAGAGCGACTGGTAGAGAAACTCCGCGACGCCGAGGTACGGGTCGATCGACTCGTCGTGAACCGCGTCTTCGAGGACCCCGACGAGGGCTGTTCGCGCTGTCGGTCCCGGTACGAGCGACACGCGAAGCGGGTTTCGGAGGTTCGAGAGACGTTTCCCGACCTCGAGGTCGTGACGCTGCCTGAACGCGAAGGGGAGGTGCAGGGACTCGAGGCGGTGTGGTCGATCGCCGATCGACTGCCGGCCGCCGCGTAG
- a CDS encoding MFS transporter, whose protein sequence is MLTLLRRLRDVSRPRAVGSITVGHGVNEFFAIVIPPIIPLLVADLGITYGQAGFLVTVFFLMYVLFQLPAGMLADVIGKERLLVGGLFGMAAGIFLASTAPNYETLLVAQTIAGISGSAFHPTGMALVSDYETEATEGKAMGVFGFGGALGTMSAPVIVGGVAAVAGWRLALATGVAIGLAVSCLVVYLFLTAEAPDDAKSDGTDDSRIDDPRTDGGEPRKTIRQAIRSTDLSFDLTITKSVVVLFFVTLVLSMQHRAIQTYTTAYVAAETGTSASVGNVAFFALLVGGSLASLYAGDLADRFDRVALGIGASLLTAVLVAATLALAAVFGELPIGVLTVILAVWFAVIGAGMYTSYPVKNAMVSQQAETGSSGSLFGVIQTGSAIGSASGPAVFGVLSTRWGIVAAFPAIATVSVVLAGSFALLWVIGD, encoded by the coding sequence GTGTTGACTCTGCTCAGGCGGCTGCGAGACGTCTCCCGGCCGAGAGCGGTCGGCTCGATTACCGTCGGCCACGGGGTCAACGAGTTCTTCGCGATCGTGATCCCGCCGATTATTCCGCTGCTCGTCGCGGACCTCGGGATCACCTACGGACAGGCGGGTTTTCTCGTCACCGTCTTCTTTCTCATGTACGTCCTCTTCCAGCTTCCCGCCGGCATGCTCGCCGACGTGATCGGGAAGGAGCGCCTCCTCGTCGGCGGCCTGTTTGGGATGGCCGCGGGGATCTTTCTGGCGAGCACCGCGCCGAACTACGAGACGTTGCTCGTCGCCCAGACCATCGCCGGGATCAGCGGCAGCGCGTTCCACCCGACGGGGATGGCCCTCGTCAGCGATTACGAGACCGAGGCGACCGAAGGGAAGGCGATGGGCGTCTTCGGGTTCGGCGGCGCGCTCGGGACGATGTCCGCGCCGGTGATCGTCGGCGGCGTCGCCGCGGTCGCGGGCTGGCGACTCGCTCTCGCCACTGGCGTCGCGATCGGACTCGCCGTGAGCTGTCTGGTCGTCTACCTCTTTCTCACGGCCGAGGCCCCGGACGACGCGAAGTCGGATGGCACCGACGACTCGCGGATCGACGACCCACGGACCGACGGTGGCGAGCCCCGAAAGACGATTCGGCAAGCGATCCGCTCGACGGATCTCTCGTTCGATCTCACTATTACGAAGAGCGTCGTCGTCCTCTTTTTTGTCACGCTCGTGCTGTCGATGCAACACCGCGCGATACAGACCTACACGACGGCCTACGTCGCCGCGGAGACCGGAACGTCGGCGTCGGTCGGAAACGTCGCGTTTTTCGCACTCCTGGTCGGCGGCAGTCTCGCCTCCCTGTACGCGGGTGACCTCGCCGATCGGTTCGACCGGGTCGCGCTGGGAATCGGGGCCTCGCTTCTCACAGCCGTGCTGGTCGCCGCCACGCTGGCGCTGGCAGCCGTGTTCGGCGAGCTACCAATCGGCGTCCTGACGGTGATTCTGGCGGTGTGGTTCGCCGTCATCGGCGCCGGTATGTACACCAGCTACCCGGTCAAGAACGCGATGGTCTCCCAGCAGGCCGAGACGGGCTCGAGCGGGAGCCTCTTCGGCGTCATCCAGACCGGGTCGGCCATCGGCAGCGCGAGCGGGCCGGCGGTGTTCGGCGTCCTCTCGACTCGCTGGGGCATCGTGGCGGCGTTTCCCGCGATCGCCACGGTGAGCGTCGTGTTGGCCGGCTCGTTCGCGTTGCTGTGGGTTATCGGCGACTGA
- a CDS encoding type II toxin-antitoxin system HicB family antitoxin: MASSVSGGDAHDDEIRLWREEDWWVATDVETGVTSQGPTRETALENLDDAVALHKGDSGSEPTDSELRELGIDPAENTTGEREPPDVLE, from the coding sequence ATGGCCAGTTCAGTGAGCGGTGGTGACGCCCACGACGACGAGATCCGTCTCTGGCGTGAGGAGGACTGGTGGGTTGCCACGGATGTCGAGACGGGAGTCACTAGCCAGGGCCCGACTCGAGAGACTGCACTGGAAAATCTCGACGACGCAGTTGCACTCCACAAGGGCGACAGCGGGAGCGAGCCGACCGATTCGGAGCTTCGCGAACTGGGAATAGATCCGGCCGAGAATACGACCGGCGAGCGGGAGCCGCCGGACGTCCTCGAGTAG
- a CDS encoding type II toxin-antitoxin system HicA family toxin, which yields MGRRTFSGKEVVKALVNAGGFEWRRTTGDHAQLYYEHPTNEEDQRRVTVPLHDELRTGTLRTIADSAGAQDFDEFSAWIDRNS from the coding sequence ATGGGGCGGCGAACATTCTCCGGGAAAGAGGTCGTGAAAGCGCTGGTCAACGCCGGCGGATTCGAGTGGCGTCGAACGACCGGTGATCACGCGCAATTATACTACGAGCATCCGACGAACGAGGAGGACCAACGGCGCGTAACGGTCCCGTTACACGACGAACTTCGAACGGGAACACTCAGAACGATCGCCGACAGCGCTGGTGCACAGGACTTCGACGAATTCAGTGCGTGGATCGATCGCAACTCGTAG